In Candidatus Zymogenus saltonus, a genomic segment contains:
- a CDS encoding amino acid permease: protein MKEEGALGLKRVLGLKEVVAIGIGQTIGAGVFAMTGIAIGMCGTALPIAYTLAIIPVACLMLPSAFLGATIPTVGGNYTYPSRLFSPLAAFMGVWIFVIGFFFGFIPMLAVTIVEYLRAYFPNLPITSTSIAIITFFYIINIFGIRLAAVIQGIMVLILISALIMYDVVGLPHVSLVNFEVLFPKGSLSLVGASALLIFPYLGANAIIELGGEIKKPERVIPVSFVIILSVVAVIYITMSVVAVGVTGWETCADKTLTESAKAFLTGIPFHYFIICGALLAITTTLNATFMWSPKSLMIVAKDGLLPPLLTRVNKKFGTPHNMLTMIWAFSIIAIICNIDLKSLALCSSIGGLFIYIPVQISALLLKKKRPEEYAKSQLKVPGWILYFAVIFGILLFLAAIASLTKELYEESEILTIFLGVWTVLGFFYFYGMKYWLKRRGVDFKETTKDFAN from the coding sequence ATGAAAGAGGAAGGAGCCCTTGGATTAAAGCGGGTTTTGGGCCTTAAGGAGGTTGTTGCCATCGGCATTGGCCAGACGATAGGCGCAGGAGTCTTCGCCATGACCGGAATCGCCATCGGGATGTGCGGCACGGCGCTCCCGATCGCCTACACCCTGGCCATCATTCCCGTGGCATGTCTCATGCTCCCCTCGGCCTTTCTGGGAGCGACCATCCCCACAGTCGGGGGAAACTACACGTATCCGAGCCGGCTCTTCTCCCCGCTGGCGGCGTTCATGGGCGTGTGGATATTCGTGATCGGCTTCTTCTTCGGCTTCATACCCATGCTTGCGGTAACCATAGTGGAATACCTCAGGGCCTATTTCCCGAACCTCCCGATTACCAGCACTTCGATTGCGATCATCACCTTTTTCTACATCATAAACATCTTCGGTATAAGGTTGGCTGCCGTGATTCAGGGGATAATGGTTCTTATTCTCATCTCGGCTCTCATCATGTACGACGTGGTGGGATTGCCTCATGTATCCCTCGTTAATTTCGAAGTGCTGTTTCCCAAGGGGTCTCTCTCCCTTGTAGGCGCATCGGCCCTTCTGATATTTCCATATCTTGGAGCAAACGCCATAATCGAGCTTGGCGGGGAGATCAAAAAGCCGGAGCGGGTGATCCCGGTATCCTTTGTCATTATCCTCTCGGTCGTCGCGGTGATATATATAACCATGAGCGTTGTCGCGGTGGGCGTTACCGGCTGGGAGACATGCGCCGACAAGACCCTGACCGAATCAGCCAAGGCCTTCCTTACGGGCATCCCCTTCCACTATTTTATAATCTGCGGGGCGCTTTTGGCCATCACCACAACCTTGAACGCCACCTTCATGTGGTCGCCGAAATCGCTGATGATAGTGGCGAAGGACGGGCTTCTGCCCCCCCTCCTCACCCGGGTAAACAAGAAATTCGGGACGCCCCACAACATGCTTACGATGATCTGGGCCTTCTCGATCATAGCGATAATCTGTAACATCGACCTGAAGTCGCTGGCGCTCTGCTCCTCCATAGGGGGCCTTTTTATATACATCCCGGTTCAGATATCTGCCCTCCTCCTGAAGAAGAAGCGGCCGGAGGAGTATGCTAAGTCCCAGCTCAAGGTACCGGGGTGGATACTCTACTTCGCCGTGATCTTCGGGATACTCCTCTTTCTCGCGGCGATAGCTTCTCTCACGAAAGAGCTATACGAAGAGAGCGAGATTCTCACGATCTTCCTCGGGGTCTGGACGGTTCTCGGCTTTTTCTACTTTTACGGAATGAAGTATTGGCTCAAAAGGAGGGGTGTCGATTTCAAGGAGACAACAAAGGATTTTGCCAATTAG
- a CDS encoding pyridoxal-phosphate dependent enzyme translates to MDRDSNDHPLFSAYPQLKGNIPCIRFGDYPTPVERLKGLEKNLKAENLYIKREDRVSNLYGGNKIRKLEFILADAVAKGASHAVSFGFAGSNQTLASAVFANEVGIKPISMHLRQPNAKYVRKNLLYQHLLKAEFHHYSGMATIYPGLAHVYAKHFIRTLRRPYIIPPGGSNGIGALGTSGLVFELKSQIDEGALPTPDLIYLPFGSTGTAVGVALGILALGLKTKLKGVRVSGRDECGFDTAKKVFAEAIEIAGRYVPDFKGFELTEDLLEVVDGYVGPGYAHFTEGGMKAVGLLKEKDDITLDGTYTGKAMAAMIEDAAEGKLKGKNVLFIDTYSSVDFSEKIKGVDYRGLPRPYHRYFEEADQPLETVD, encoded by the coding sequence ATGGACAGAGATTCCAACGACCACCCCCTCTTTTCGGCGTATCCACAGCTGAAAGGGAATATCCCCTGCATCCGCTTCGGAGACTACCCTACCCCGGTCGAGAGGCTCAAAGGCCTCGAGAAGAATCTCAAGGCGGAAAACCTCTACATAAAGAGGGAGGACAGGGTCTCTAATCTCTACGGCGGAAACAAGATAAGAAAGCTCGAGTTCATCCTGGCGGATGCCGTGGCAAAGGGCGCAAGCCACGCCGTGAGCTTCGGCTTTGCCGGATCGAACCAGACCCTCGCAAGCGCCGTCTTCGCCAACGAGGTGGGGATAAAACCAATATCGATGCACCTCAGACAGCCGAACGCAAAATACGTCAGGAAAAACCTCCTTTATCAGCATCTACTAAAAGCGGAGTTTCACCACTATTCCGGGATGGCCACCATCTACCCGGGCCTTGCGCACGTCTACGCAAAACATTTCATAAGGACGCTTCGTCGCCCCTACATCATCCCCCCCGGCGGCTCCAACGGGATCGGGGCCCTGGGCACCTCCGGCCTCGTCTTCGAGCTGAAATCCCAGATCGACGAGGGGGCGCTCCCGACGCCCGACCTGATATATCTCCCCTTCGGCTCGACCGGAACGGCGGTCGGCGTGGCCCTGGGGATACTCGCACTGGGGCTGAAGACGAAGCTAAAGGGGGTCAGGGTCTCGGGAAGGGACGAGTGCGGCTTCGACACTGCGAAGAAGGTCTTTGCCGAGGCGATAGAGATCGCAGGCCGATATGTCCCTGATTTCAAGGGATTTGAACTGACCGAAGATCTATTGGAGGTCGTGGACGGCTACGTCGGCCCCGGCTACGCCCACTTCACCGAGGGGGGGATGAAGGCGGTCGGGCTTCTTAAGGAGAAGGACGATATTACGCTTGACGGCACCTACACCGGAAAGGCGATGGCGGCCATGATCGAAGACGCGGCGGAGGGAAAGTTAAAAGGCAAAAACGTACTATTTATAGACACATACAGCTCGGTCGATTTTTCGGAGAAGATAAAGGGAGTCGACTACCGCGGCCTCCCGAGGCCATACCACCGCTACTTCGAGGAGGCAGACCAGCCGTTGGAAACGGTCGATTGA
- a CDS encoding pyridoxal-phosphate dependent enzyme, producing the protein MNGSETHYNAKKNPIFAAHPALGGKIHHVSLGNYPTPVDRLEGLERALKQKGLFIKREDLSSVLYGGNKLRKLEFLLADAVAKHFKHTVTFGYAGSNHTLATAIFAKKLGLSPISIHLPQSNARYVRKNLLYQKLLNAELHQYGGIPTLFSAFLLISIKRLLTSGRIPYYIPAGGSNALGVVGTASAVFELSDQIMDGVLPKPDLIYLPTGSAGTTAGIALGIKALGLDIKVRGVAVSPSDYSGLENVKRHFNDAKRLLMKCDPTFPDVQITGDDVKIVEGYLGDGYARFTEKGMDAVRLLKISDKVQLEGTYTGKAMAAMIDHASRGELDGKRVLFWNTYNSHDFTDLIKDVDYRTLPKSYHPYFERDFQPLEIED; encoded by the coding sequence ATGAACGGAAGCGAAACCCACTATAACGCCAAAAAAAATCCGATCTTTGCCGCCCACCCGGCCCTTGGGGGGAAGATTCATCACGTATCCCTGGGTAACTACCCGACGCCCGTCGACCGTCTTGAAGGCCTGGAGAGGGCACTGAAGCAAAAGGGACTCTTTATCAAGAGGGAGGATTTGTCGTCCGTGCTTTACGGCGGAAACAAGCTGAGAAAGCTCGAGTTCCTCCTCGCGGACGCGGTGGCGAAACATTTCAAGCACACGGTCACCTTCGGCTACGCCGGATCCAACCACACTCTCGCCACGGCAATCTTTGCTAAGAAGCTGGGGTTGAGTCCCATATCGATACACCTCCCTCAATCCAACGCCCGCTACGTAAGGAAGAACCTCCTCTACCAGAAGCTTCTTAACGCGGAGCTTCATCAATACGGGGGGATTCCGACCCTTTTTTCAGCCTTCTTATTGATCTCGATAAAGCGCCTCTTGACCTCCGGACGCATCCCCTACTATATCCCGGCCGGGGGATCAAACGCCCTCGGGGTGGTCGGGACGGCGAGCGCCGTCTTCGAGCTTTCGGACCAGATCATGGATGGGGTGCTCCCCAAGCCGGATCTCATCTACCTCCCGACCGGCTCCGCCGGAACCACGGCGGGGATCGCCCTGGGGATAAAGGCCTTGGGACTTGACATCAAGGTCAGGGGGGTTGCGGTCTCCCCGAGCGACTATTCCGGCCTTGAAAACGTGAAGAGACACTTCAACGACGCGAAAAGGCTCCTGATGAAGTGCGATCCCACGTTTCCGGACGTCCAGATTACGGGAGATGATGTCAAAATCGTCGAAGGCTACCTCGGGGACGGTTACGCCCGCTTTACCGAGAAGGGGATGGACGCCGTAAGGCTCTTGAAAATCAGCGACAAGGTTCAGCTCGAGGGGACATACACGGGAAAGGCGATGGCGGCCATGATCGACCATGCGTCGAGGGGAGAGCTTGACGGGAAGAGGGTCCTTTTCTGGAACACCTACAACTCCCACGACTTCACTGATCTTATCAAGGATGTCGACTACAGGACGTTGCCGAAAAGCTACCACCCCTACTTCGAGAGGGACTTCCAGCCGCTGGAGATCGAGGATTGA
- a CDS encoding AI-2E family transporter, which translates to MAKKSAEQKGDGRSILPIKPGMTFVNIGMAVGLAVLLTIIMKTLAPILKPFFIALFLSYLLYPIIEYLAKRKVPKFLAYLLVFLLIFGLFYVLGAIITVQVNEFIDNLDTYKGRLADLFTQFAAFLQRYSILERLGFDSGLMDFREFSPLEKLQELILSKLDLSKITGYIGSSLGSFLDVVVNILVVAFFMIFLLLEIDRLPARIKYAYGEDSDLIIEIVEEVDRSVRKYLMVKTMVSLITGITYTIVLWIAGVDFFLLWGLLAFLLNYIPYIGSYVATVLPVLVALIILSPLSVLIVLIILLAIQMIMGNIVEPKLLGRELNLSPVVVLISLAFWGWLWGLTGMFLSIPITATIKIVMEYIPETQNVARLMSDVVEVPSVEEIERKTEKFTMVLKKVKKIREMKGVKKEGEEKGKGED; encoded by the coding sequence ATGGCCAAAAAGAGTGCGGAGCAGAAGGGCGACGGGAGGTCGATCCTCCCCATCAAGCCGGGGATGACCTTCGTCAACATCGGCATGGCGGTGGGGCTTGCGGTCCTTCTCACAATCATCATGAAGACCCTGGCGCCGATTCTGAAACCCTTCTTCATCGCGCTTTTCTTGAGCTACCTCCTTTACCCAATCATAGAATATCTCGCCAAAAGGAAGGTGCCGAAGTTCCTGGCTTACTTGCTTGTCTTCCTTTTGATCTTCGGCCTTTTTTACGTCCTCGGGGCGATAATAACGGTTCAGGTAAACGAGTTTATTGACAACCTCGACACATACAAGGGGAGGCTTGCCGACCTTTTCACCCAATTTGCCGCCTTCCTCCAGAGATACAGCATCCTGGAACGACTCGGATTCGACTCGGGTCTCATGGACTTCCGTGAGTTCTCACCTCTGGAGAAGCTCCAGGAGCTGATCCTCTCCAAGCTCGACCTCTCCAAGATAACCGGATACATCGGATCGAGCCTCGGTTCGTTTTTGGATGTCGTGGTCAATATCCTCGTTGTTGCCTTTTTCATGATCTTTCTCCTTCTGGAGATCGATCGGCTTCCGGCCAGAATAAAGTACGCCTACGGGGAGGACTCTGACCTCATCATCGAGATTGTCGAAGAGGTGGACAGGAGCGTAAGAAAGTATCTCATGGTCAAGACCATGGTGAGCCTCATTACGGGTATCACGTACACGATTGTGCTGTGGATTGCCGGGGTAGACTTCTTCCTCCTCTGGGGGCTTCTGGCCTTCCTCTTGAACTACATCCCCTACATCGGATCGTACGTGGCCACGGTTCTCCCCGTGCTTGTGGCGCTGATCATCCTCTCTCCCCTGTCGGTCCTGATAGTGCTGATTATCCTCCTCGCCATTCAGATGATTATGGGAAACATCGTCGAGCCGAAGCTCCTTGGGAGAGAGCTCAACCTGAGCCCCGTTGTAGTCCTGATCTCCCTGGCGTTCTGGGGGTGGCTCTGGGGTCTTACGGGGATGTTCCTCTCGATTCCGATTACCGCCACCATCAAGATAGTAATGGAGTATATCCCGGAGACCCAAAACGTCGCCCGGCTGATGAGCGATGTGGTGGAGGTTCCCTCCGTTGAAGAGATCGAGAGAAAAACGGAGAAGTTCACCATGGTGTTGAAAAAGGTGAAAAAGATAAGGGAAATGAAGGGAGTTAAAAAAGAGGGGGAGGAAAAAGGGAAGGGAGAAGATTGA